One genomic segment of Natranaeroarchaeum aerophilus includes these proteins:
- a CDS encoding ATP-binding protein — translation MSFVIGRGNDADPEQAGYLGRYRALDGSEGAKLHVDLDGPHAMLIVGKRGYGKSFTMGVVAEELARAPGVAPVVIDPMGVFGTLGDGADGEPVPVEVLDAPAVSADTLDPRSWCSLLGLSPESGAGGLVWQAAQESSTLSGMRRHVEASDAPANDVRAAVNHIDLADSWGVFDPDGLDAAALSGTEISVLDISGLDAAPMNAVCRGVGEALYRARIDESIDRLPWLLIDEAHTFFGGVGQPALHTILTRGRAPGVSLVLATQRPSAVSDTAISQSDVLISHRLTAEADLEALTAAQPTYMNESLDERLPTEPGEVVVIDDATETIHAAQVRFRDTPHGGGSPSAREVAELD, via the coding sequence ATGAGCTTCGTTATCGGTCGCGGCAACGATGCCGATCCCGAGCAAGCGGGCTATCTTGGGCGGTATCGCGCACTCGACGGCAGTGAGGGGGCAAAGCTACACGTGGATCTCGACGGCCCGCACGCGATGTTGATCGTGGGAAAACGCGGCTACGGGAAGTCGTTTACGATGGGCGTCGTCGCCGAAGAACTGGCGCGGGCACCCGGCGTCGCACCGGTCGTCATCGACCCGATGGGCGTCTTCGGGACGCTTGGAGACGGGGCAGATGGCGAGCCGGTACCGGTCGAGGTGCTGGACGCCCCGGCGGTCTCCGCGGACACGCTCGATCCGCGGTCGTGGTGTTCACTGCTCGGGCTGTCGCCCGAAAGCGGGGCCGGTGGGCTGGTCTGGCAGGCCGCCCAGGAGTCGAGCACGCTCTCGGGGATGCGCCGACACGTCGAGGCCAGCGATGCGCCGGCCAACGACGTCCGCGCGGCAGTGAACCACATCGACCTCGCGGACTCGTGGGGCGTCTTCGATCCCGATGGGCTCGACGCCGCGGCACTCTCGGGCACGGAAATTTCTGTACTGGACATATCGGGGCTGGACGCCGCGCCGATGAACGCCGTCTGTCGGGGCGTGGGCGAGGCACTGTACCGGGCGCGCATCGACGAGTCGATCGACCGACTGCCGTGGCTGCTGATCGACGAGGCCCACACCTTCTTCGGCGGCGTCGGCCAGCCCGCGCTGCATACGATCCTCACACGCGGGCGCGCACCGGGCGTGAGCCTCGTGCTGGCGACACAACGGCCCAGCGCGGTGTCGGATACCGCGATCTCCCAGTCCGACGTGTTGATCTCCCACCGGCTGACCGCCGAAGCCGACCTGGAGGCGCTGACCGCCGCCCAGCCGACGTACATGAACGAGTCGCTTGACGAACGCCTCCCCACCGAGCCGGGCGAAGTCGTCGTAATCGACGACGCGACGGAGACGATCCACGCCGCCCAGGTCCGGTTTCGGGATACCCCACACGGCGGTGGCAGTCCGAGTGCGCGCGAAGTCGCCGAACTGGACTGA
- a CDS encoding secretion system protein: MHVKHTGLRGLATLYPYEVDASEELVDSVRFIDAPYDAETVVRAGYGAGVLGGLAPLPLVLFDIPFLFVGVFVVTCALAAVHGVHSWPHLAAAFRRTEALGETPNLIGRTVLRMQIQPSLENAVRFAADTGDGPLSRSLGAHFKRSKGTPHAGLLSFSDEWSEYFPALRRSSTLLSTAQDAPEGERARTLDRSLSAILNGTRSQMAEFTASIRAPTTMLFAFGILLPLSLIALVPAAPMAGISLNIWIFVLLYNVVLPLSLIAASLWLLVRRPVAFPPPQISRDHPDLPDRLWIRAGWGVFVAVCAYLVIEAVGPGYLSLIGALGIGTGVALLAIYSPVLTLRNHVRDVEEHLTDALYIVGRQVSEGESVESAIDLAAERVPAETGDVFDHAAGVQRRLHTGVEEAFLGTYGALRDVPSQRARSMAALLAIAGEEGKPAGRAIVSMADHLEELEEVEAETKRELVQVTSTLDNTAAYFGPMVGGATVGMAEMLSAEDFEMAQGLGDATTLAIENLGVVVAIYLIMLAFIMTPLSYALRYGMDRTLFAYHIGRTLLSSMVLFVLTVGLIDVVLVGPM, translated from the coding sequence ATGCACGTGAAACACACGGGGTTGCGGGGACTGGCCACGCTGTATCCCTACGAGGTCGACGCTAGCGAGGAACTGGTCGACTCGGTGCGATTTATCGACGCGCCGTACGACGCGGAGACGGTAGTCCGTGCGGGCTATGGTGCGGGGGTCCTCGGCGGACTGGCACCGTTACCGCTCGTACTGTTCGATATTCCGTTCCTCTTCGTGGGTGTGTTCGTCGTAACGTGCGCGCTCGCGGCGGTTCACGGTGTCCACTCGTGGCCCCACCTCGCCGCGGCGTTTCGGCGGACCGAGGCACTCGGCGAGACGCCGAACCTCATCGGGCGGACGGTCCTGCGGATGCAGATCCAACCCTCTCTGGAGAACGCAGTCAGGTTCGCGGCCGACACTGGCGACGGGCCGCTCTCGCGGAGCCTCGGGGCTCACTTCAAACGATCGAAGGGGACGCCCCACGCCGGATTGCTCTCCTTTTCGGACGAGTGGTCGGAGTACTTTCCGGCACTCCGGCGCTCCTCGACGCTGCTGTCGACGGCACAGGATGCCCCTGAGGGCGAGCGTGCCCGCACGCTCGATCGATCGCTATCGGCGATCCTCAACGGCACGAGAAGTCAGATGGCGGAGTTTACTGCCTCGATCCGCGCGCCGACGACGATGTTGTTCGCGTTTGGCATCCTGCTTCCATTATCCCTGATTGCGCTGGTGCCTGCCGCGCCGATGGCTGGCATCTCACTCAATATCTGGATCTTCGTCCTGCTGTACAACGTGGTGTTACCGTTGTCGCTGATCGCCGCGTCGCTGTGGCTACTGGTGCGCCGTCCGGTGGCATTCCCGCCGCCGCAGATCAGCCGCGATCATCCCGATCTTCCGGATCGACTCTGGATCCGGGCCGGCTGGGGTGTTTTCGTTGCGGTCTGTGCGTACCTCGTCATCGAAGCCGTCGGTCCGGGCTATCTCTCGCTGATTGGTGCACTCGGTATCGGAACTGGTGTCGCCCTACTGGCGATCTACAGCCCCGTCCTGACGCTTCGCAATCACGTTCGGGACGTTGAGGAGCATCTTACCGACGCGCTGTATATCGTCGGTCGACAGGTATCGGAGGGCGAGTCAGTCGAATCGGCGATCGATCTCGCCGCCGAACGCGTCCCCGCCGAGACCGGCGATGTCTTCGATCATGCGGCTGGCGTCCAGCGACGACTCCACACCGGCGTCGAGGAGGCGTTTCTCGGCACCTACGGCGCGCTCCGGGACGTCCCGAGTCAGCGAGCGCGGAGCATGGCTGCCCTGCTCGCCATCGCTGGCGAGGAAGGCAAGCCTGCGGGACGCGCAATCGTCTCGATGGCCGACCATCTCGAAGAGCTAGAGGAGGTCGAGGCCGAGACGAAACGCGAGCTCGTCCAGGTCACCAGCACGCTGGACAACACTGCCGCGTACTTCGGGCCGATGGTCGGCGGCGCGACGGTCGGCATGGCCGAAATGCTCAGTGCCGAGGACTTCGAGATGGCTCAGGGACTCGGTGATGCGACGACGCTGGCTATCGAGAACCTTGGCGTGGTTGTGGCTATCTATCTGATCATGCTTGCGTTCATTATGACGCCGCTGTCGTACGCGCTCCGATACGGGATGGACCGAACGCTGTTCGCGTATCATATCGGGCGAACGCTGCTGTCGTCGATGGTCCTGTTCGTGCTGACTGTCGGGTTGATCGACGTGGTGCTCGTTGGTCCGATGTGA
- a CDS encoding DUF7310 family coiled-coil domain-containing protein, which translates to MTDIDRLDQRLSAVERVVVDGDVSLDELSELTELAETVAELENRVKEQEQRIAELEATAQSIEGYVGNVESVNEEVERQAATAVATVDRLERQLDAIEVELDDLRGGVLLEDEGDADASNEDEEPGDEADDDSEFVFLQDEPTPERAIDGIVDEEPTATVDDGMDRPVSTADQETVDTAVSEEPATTATGDEEDDGLFTSLRSKFG; encoded by the coding sequence ATGACTGATATCGATCGGCTCGACCAGCGACTCTCGGCGGTCGAACGCGTCGTCGTCGATGGCGACGTTTCGCTCGACGAGCTATCCGAGCTGACGGAGCTGGCAGAGACCGTGGCGGAGCTCGAGAACCGGGTCAAAGAACAGGAACAGCGAATTGCGGAACTCGAAGCGACGGCCCAGTCGATCGAGGGCTACGTCGGCAACGTCGAGTCGGTCAACGAGGAGGTCGAACGGCAGGCGGCGACGGCCGTCGCGACGGTCGATCGCCTCGAACGTCAGCTGGATGCGATCGAGGTCGAACTCGACGACCTGCGGGGTGGCGTCCTGCTGGAGGACGAGGGCGACGCGGACGCCTCGAACGAGGACGAGGAGCCGGGCGACGAAGCCGACGACGACAGCGAGTTCGTCTTTCTCCAGGACGAACCGACGCCCGAGCGGGCGATCGACGGTATCGTCGACGAGGAACCGACGGCAACGGTCGACGACGGGATGGACCGGCCGGTCTCCACTGCCGACCAGGAAACCGTCGACACTGCGGTCAGCGAGGAGCCGGCCACCACGGCGACCGGCGATGAAGAGGATGACGGACTCTTTACTTCGTTGCGATCGAAGTTCGGATGA
- a CDS encoding DUF7382 domain-containing protein has product MKSKRPQDTTESDRSFLGDERAIEGLPIRLVIALVIGVASLGIMLQILGGVGTFETDTEVDVEFEDPSIEEGENDVTVNVVDEDGNEVTDAVVVAEAGSVRMDNALSAQTGPDDNSVTFAFGRDANMELPPDQSTGEIEFIVQPPADSNWADEEPNNKLLVIES; this is encoded by the coding sequence ATGAAGTCGAAACGACCGCAGGACACGACAGAATCGGACCGTTCGTTCCTCGGGGACGAACGGGCGATCGAGGGACTGCCGATCAGACTCGTCATCGCGCTGGTCATCGGCGTCGCCTCGCTCGGGATCATGCTGCAGATCCTGGGCGGCGTCGGAACGTTCGAGACCGATACCGAGGTGGATGTAGAATTTGAGGACCCATCTATTGAGGAGGGTGAAAACGACGTGACGGTCAATGTCGTTGACGAAGACGGAAACGAAGTAACTGATGCCGTAGTTGTCGCAGAGGCAGGTAGCGTCCGGATGGATAATGCGTTGTCCGCCCAAACGGGCCCTGATGACAACTCTGTAACCTTTGCATTCGGCAGGGATGCCAATATGGAACTTCCCCCGGATCAGTCGACTGGCGAAATAGAGTTTATCGTTCAGCCACCAGCCGACTCAAACTGGGCGGATGAGGAACCAAATAATAAATTGCTGGTAATCGAAAGTTAG
- a CDS encoding type II/IV secretion system ATPase subunit, with protein sequence MSTDGVEHTVRGWLSELGLEGLLDESTESHCGCSLQFEDRTLVVEADDCSGDLATSPACRHSVVEELATRDAEAIVVYSEGLKHRYDSAGTGFFGAAGRFVELLGDRDDVLARDVARDPIGAGTQLETRVDAIGDVALESGLLDAIAGVDTYADVFAPRVGLEIAYYYVDRSIDDSARLQDVRELETGSTARIYEREDRLPLYALDIVDLSLSPEERDLVVGGYEAIAEGWVEGDRAPSRAIEFVSDDPVDPKLTTVLEKHTEGYGILEDLFSDPAVTDVYVTSPVTNNPLRVELDGEAMETNVHLTERGAKALASRVRRTSGRAFSRAKPTIDATASLANGRGLRIAGVTDPVADGIGFAFREQSDDRFTIPGLVANGTMPAEVAGFLSTAIERNAATMIAGTRGSGKTTLLGTLLYEVTPETRTVVIEDTPELPVGPLQSVGRDVQALRTGTGDGPEISPADALRTALRLGDGALVVGEIRGDEAQVLYEAMRVGANANAVLGTIHGDGGDEVYERVVSDLNVEPSSFGATDLVVTVQAYGTEDGRSRRVARIEEVLGDGDEIWFEPLYELDGETAAATGRIDRGESRFVNEMAGPTEEYADVRAAIAERTERIERLAADGRLSPEEVASAYMDRG encoded by the coding sequence ATGTCTACGGACGGAGTCGAGCATACGGTCCGGGGGTGGCTCTCCGAACTCGGCCTCGAGGGCCTGCTCGACGAGTCGACAGAGTCCCACTGTGGCTGTAGCCTGCAGTTCGAGGATCGCACGCTCGTCGTCGAGGCGGACGACTGTAGCGGCGACCTCGCAACGTCACCCGCGTGTCGCCATTCCGTCGTCGAGGAACTCGCGACGCGGGACGCCGAGGCGATCGTCGTCTACTCGGAGGGATTGAAACATCGCTACGACAGTGCCGGCACCGGCTTTTTCGGGGCTGCTGGACGGTTCGTCGAGCTGCTCGGCGATCGCGACGACGTGCTGGCCCGTGACGTGGCCCGGGATCCGATCGGTGCCGGCACCCAACTGGAGACCAGGGTCGATGCTATCGGCGACGTGGCGCTCGAATCCGGGCTCCTCGACGCCATCGCGGGGGTCGATACGTATGCGGACGTGTTCGCCCCGCGCGTGGGACTGGAGATCGCGTACTACTACGTCGACCGCTCGATCGACGACTCCGCACGGCTCCAGGACGTCCGGGAACTGGAAACCGGGAGTACGGCACGGATCTACGAGCGCGAGGACCGGTTGCCGCTGTACGCCCTCGACATCGTGGATCTCTCGCTATCGCCGGAGGAACGTGACCTCGTCGTGGGGGGCTACGAGGCGATCGCGGAAGGCTGGGTCGAGGGGGATCGTGCCCCCTCCCGGGCGATCGAGTTCGTCTCCGACGACCCCGTCGACCCGAAGCTGACGACCGTCCTCGAAAAGCATACCGAGGGGTACGGGATCCTCGAGGATCTGTTTTCCGACCCGGCAGTTACGGACGTGTACGTCACCTCGCCGGTGACGAACAACCCGCTTCGCGTAGAACTCGACGGCGAGGCCATGGAGACGAACGTCCATCTCACCGAGCGGGGCGCGAAGGCACTTGCCTCGCGAGTGCGCCGGACCAGTGGCCGGGCCTTCTCGCGAGCGAAGCCGACGATCGATGCGACTGCCTCGCTTGCAAACGGTCGCGGCCTGCGGATCGCGGGCGTCACTGACCCGGTAGCAGACGGCATCGGCTTCGCGTTCCGCGAGCAGTCCGACGACCGGTTTACGATTCCCGGCCTGGTCGCAAACGGGACGATGCCCGCCGAGGTCGCAGGCTTCCTGTCGACCGCGATCGAGCGCAACGCGGCCACGATGATCGCGGGGACGCGCGGCTCCGGGAAGACCACACTGCTCGGGACCCTGCTCTACGAGGTAACGCCAGAAACCCGGACGGTCGTAATCGAGGATACGCCGGAGCTTCCGGTTGGGCCGCTCCAGTCGGTCGGCCGTGACGTGCAGGCGTTACGGACTGGGACGGGCGACGGACCGGAGATTTCGCCCGCCGACGCTCTGCGGACCGCGCTACGTCTCGGCGATGGTGCGCTGGTCGTCGGAGAGATCCGGGGCGACGAAGCCCAGGTGCTCTACGAGGCGATGCGCGTCGGCGCGAACGCCAACGCAGTGCTCGGGACGATCCACGGCGACGGGGGCGATGAGGTGTACGAGCGGGTCGTCTCCGATCTTAACGTCGAGCCGTCCTCGTTCGGTGCGACCGACCTTGTCGTCACGGTGCAAGCGTACGGGACAGAAGATGGGCGGAGTCGGCGGGTCGCCCGGATCGAGGAGGTGCTGGGCGATGGCGACGAGATCTGGTTCGAGCCGCTGTACGAACTCGACGGCGAGACGGCAGCAGCGACCGGACGGATCGATCGGGGGGAGAGTCGCTTTGTCAACGAGATGGCCGGACCGACCGAGGAGTACGCCGATGTCCGTGCGGCGATCGCCGAGCGGACCGAACGGATCGAACGACTGGCCGCCGACGGCCGGCTCTCGCCGGAGGAGGTAGCATCGGCGTATATGGATCGAGGGTGA
- a CDS encoding DUF7311 family protein, with amino-acid sequence MIRYVLAALLTVAILGMAVIAIDATAVDNTESQLLSTASEIQAAAVDLAETEQTTPETHPNPSRVVEVTIPEASLTTVGVDHFEIEPLPEADASVVRYTLEDGTTGRELLDERIVYHEPTENRTTRVGTSGTQVLTLELRRDGSGDPVVVANPPPREAPGRVAAPVDVPEREATSVARPTVTVGYW; translated from the coding sequence ATGATCCGGTACGTGCTGGCGGCGCTGTTGACGGTGGCGATCCTGGGGATGGCTGTCATCGCCATCGATGCCACGGCGGTCGACAACACCGAAAGCCAGCTTCTCAGTACCGCTTCGGAGATCCAAGCGGCGGCAGTCGATCTCGCAGAAACCGAGCAGACGACGCCGGAGACACATCCGAACCCCAGCCGGGTCGTGGAGGTGACGATACCGGAGGCGTCGTTGACGACCGTCGGCGTCGACCACTTCGAGATCGAACCGTTACCCGAGGCTGACGCGAGCGTCGTCCGGTACACGCTCGAGGACGGGACGACCGGCCGTGAACTCCTCGACGAGCGGATCGTCTACCACGAGCCCACGGAAAACCGAACGACGCGGGTCGGGACGTCCGGAACGCAGGTGCTGACCCTCGAACTCCGCCGGGACGGCTCAGGTGATCCGGTTGTCGTCGCCAATCCCCCGCCACGCGAGGCACCGGGTCGCGTCGCTGCCCCGGTCGACGTACCGGAGAGGGAAGCCACGTCTGTCGCACGACCGACCGTCACCGTCGGGTACTGGTGA